In Nocardia yunnanensis, one DNA window encodes the following:
- a CDS encoding winged helix DNA-binding domain-containing protein produces the protein MPELSLRTLNRTLLLRQKLNERAAMPAAELVRHLLAVQGQEPNWPYIGLWARLTDFRHEDLVRLLQDRTVVRATTIRRTVHLSHAADYRWLYPTVRPAVEPALRSTYLRDATTGLDIAELATAGKELLAGRTVARRDLGKQLAARFPGREPSALVHALGIVRPLLHDASAGAWGAWRGRSVAVSLAEEWLDAGVDANPQPETLIRRYLAAYGPATVADIQEFAGVTRLAEVVTRLRPELAVYRDESGRELFDLPDAPIADPDLPAPVRFLPAFDNSCLGHRDRRRIIGDTDRARIAKIASGGVPFYLVDGFVHGRWDLDGSTIRITPWHPLSASAAAAVRAEAERLLPILVPDAAGAISIRS, from the coding sequence ATGCCGGAACTCTCGCTGCGAACCTTGAACCGCACCCTGCTGCTGCGTCAGAAGCTGAACGAACGGGCGGCGATGCCCGCCGCCGAGCTCGTCCGCCACCTGCTCGCGGTGCAGGGGCAGGAGCCGAACTGGCCGTACATCGGATTGTGGGCGCGGCTCACCGATTTTCGGCACGAGGATCTCGTGCGGCTGCTGCAGGATCGAACGGTGGTGCGCGCCACCACGATCCGGCGCACGGTCCATCTCAGCCATGCCGCCGACTACCGCTGGCTGTATCCGACGGTCCGCCCTGCCGTCGAACCCGCCCTGCGTTCGACCTATCTGCGGGACGCCACCACCGGCTTGGACATCGCCGAATTGGCCACGGCCGGAAAGGAATTGCTCGCCGGCCGCACGGTGGCCCGGCGCGACCTCGGCAAACAGCTCGCCGCGCGCTTCCCCGGCCGCGAACCCAGCGCCCTGGTGCACGCCCTGGGCATCGTCCGTCCGCTGCTGCACGACGCGTCCGCCGGCGCCTGGGGCGCGTGGCGGGGCCGCTCGGTCGCGGTCTCGCTGGCCGAGGAGTGGCTGGACGCGGGAGTGGACGCGAACCCGCAGCCGGAAACCCTGATCCGCCGCTATCTGGCGGCCTACGGGCCCGCCACCGTCGCCGACATTCAGGAGTTCGCGGGTGTCACCCGCCTCGCCGAGGTCGTGACCCGGCTGCGGCCGGAACTGGCGGTGTACCGCGACGAGTCCGGCCGTGAACTCTTCGACCTGCCCGACGCTCCGATCGCCGACCCGGATCTCCCGGCCCCGGTCCGTTTTCTGCCGGCCTTCGACAATTCCTGCCTGGGCCATCGGGATCGCCGCCGCATCATCGGCGACACCGATCGCGCCCGGATCGCCAAGATCGCCTCGGGCGGCGTGCCGTTCTATCTGGTCGACGGATTCGTGCACGGCCGTTGGGATCTCGACGGCTCGACCATCCGGATCACCCCGTGGCATCCGCTGTCGGCATCGGCCGCGGCGGCGGTGCGGGCCGAGGCCGAGCGGCTGCTGCCGATCCTCGTACCCGATGCGGCGGGCGCGATCAGTATTCGTTCTTGA
- a CDS encoding phage tail protein: MTYVVDFTNVSTVGLESSPVADALAGLRANEARYFKNKYNLEFTTEPAKKAKKTIDWVSTILDKERGIVIASPPLEATEFEVEGIRWAYVFYESGLSINALYTLADAGKRAVGFKLSDGMEVPEELSGFKFARQKSKLAGTIRGSYFVIKNEY; encoded by the coding sequence ATGACCTATGTCGTGGACTTCACGAATGTCTCGACCGTCGGCCTGGAATCGTCACCGGTCGCCGACGCCCTCGCCGGACTGCGGGCCAACGAGGCCCGGTACTTCAAGAACAAGTACAACCTCGAATTCACCACCGAGCCGGCGAAAAAGGCCAAGAAGACGATCGACTGGGTCAGCACCATCCTGGACAAGGAACGCGGCATCGTCATCGCCTCCCCGCCGCTCGAGGCCACCGAATTCGAGGTCGAGGGCATCCGGTGGGCGTACGTCTTCTACGAGAGCGGCCTGTCGATCAACGCCCTCTACACCCTCGCCGACGCCGGTAAGCGCGCGGTCGGGTTCAAGCTCTCCGACGGGATGGAGGTCCCCGAGGAACTGTCCGGCTTCAAGTTCGCGCGGCAGAAGTCCAAGCTGGCCGGGACGATTCGCGGCTCCTACTTCGTCATCAAGAACGAATACTGA
- a CDS encoding succinate dehydrogenase/fumarate reductase iron-sulfur subunit has translation MKLTLRIWRQHGPRDRGGLVDYRVEISPDASFLEMLDVLNEELVRTGAEPIAFDHDCREGICGMCSLVIDGTPHGPERATTTCQLHMRTFADGDTITVEPWRAKAFPVVKDLVVDRSAFDRIIQSGGYITAPTGTAPEAHAIPVPKPDADSAFQAAECIGCGACVAACPNGSAMLFTAAKVTHLGLLPQGQPERYSRVAAMVETHDEEGFGGCTNTGECTLACPKEIPQDVIGRLNRDLLRSVRQR, from the coding sequence ATGAAGCTCACCCTGCGCATCTGGCGCCAGCACGGCCCGCGGGACCGCGGCGGACTGGTCGACTACCGCGTCGAAATCTCGCCCGACGCATCGTTTCTGGAGATGCTCGACGTCCTCAACGAGGAACTCGTGCGGACCGGTGCGGAACCGATCGCCTTCGACCACGACTGCCGCGAAGGCATCTGCGGCATGTGCTCGCTCGTCATCGACGGGACCCCGCACGGGCCCGAACGCGCCACCACCACCTGCCAGCTGCACATGCGCACGTTCGCCGACGGCGACACCATCACGGTGGAACCGTGGCGGGCCAAGGCTTTCCCGGTGGTGAAGGATCTGGTCGTCGACCGCTCGGCATTCGACCGCATCATCCAGTCGGGCGGCTACATCACCGCGCCGACCGGCACCGCACCCGAAGCCCACGCGATCCCGGTCCCGAAACCCGACGCCGACTCCGCCTTCCAGGCCGCCGAATGCATCGGCTGCGGCGCCTGTGTGGCCGCCTGCCCCAACGGGTCGGCCATGCTGTTCACCGCCGCCAAGGTCACCCACCTCGGGCTGCTGCCCCAGGGACAGCCCGAGCGGTACTCACGCGTCGCGGCCATGGTCGAAACCCACGACGAGGAGGGCTTCGGCGGCTGCACCAATACCGGCGAATGCACCCTGGCCTGCCCGAAGGAGATTCCGCAGGACGTGATCGGACGCCTGAACCGCGATCTGCTGCGGTCGGTCCGCCAGAGGTAG